A portion of the Avibacterium sp. 20-132 genome contains these proteins:
- the prfB gene encoding peptide chain release factor 2 (programmed frameshift), which translates to MFEINPIKNKIADLAERTATLRGYLDVDSKIERLEEVNAELEQPDVWNEPEKAQALGKERASLEAVVDTIKHLTQGLEDVEGLLELAIEAEDEDTFNEAVAELDELEQKLAALEFRRMFSGANDAADCYVDLQAGSGGTEAQDWTEMLLRMYLRWAESKGFKTELMEVSDGDVAGIKSATIRISGEYAFGWLRTETGIHRLVRKSPFDSNNRRHTSFSAAFVYPEINDDIDIEINPADLRIDVYRASGAGGQHVNKTESAVRITHIPSGIVVQCQNDRSQHKNKDQAMKQLKAKLYELELQKQNAEKQAMEDNKSDIGWGSQIRSYVLDDARIKDLRTGVENRNTQAVLDGDLDKFIEASLKAGL; encoded by the exons ATGTTTGAAATTAACCCAATCAAAAATAAAATTGCCGATCTTGCTGAACGTACGGCAACCCTTAGGGGGTATCTT GACGTTGATAGCAAAATCGAACGTTTAGAAGAAGTCAATGCGGAGCTAGAACAGCCCGATGTATGGAATGAGCCAGAAAAAGCCCAAGCGCTAGGCAAAGAACGTGCGAGCTTAGAGGCGGTGGTTGATACCATTAAACATTTAACACAAGGCTTGGAAGATGTAGAGGGCTTGTTAGAACTTGCCATTGAAGCTGAAGATGAAGACACCTTCAACGAAGCCGTTGCAGAATTAGATGAATTAGAACAAAAATTAGCCGCACTTGAGTTTCGCCGTATGTTTAGCGGTGCAAATGATGCGGCAGATTGCTATGTGGATCTGCAAGCAGGCTCAGGCGGTACAGAAGCGCAAGACTGGACAGAAATGCTATTGCGAATGTACTTGCGTTGGGCGGAAAGCAAAGGCTTTAAAACGGAATTAATGGAAGTTTCAGACGGCGATGTCGCAGGTATAAAATCGGCCACTATTCGCATTTCTGGCGAATACGCATTTGGTTGGCTACGCACCGAAACAGGGATCCACCGCTTAGTGCGTAAAAGCCCTTTTGACTCCAACAATCGCCGTCACACCTCTTTCAGCGCCGCTTTTGTGTACCCTGAAATTAATGACGATATTGATATTGAAATCAATCCTGCGGATTTACGCATTGATGTGTACCGAGCCTCAGGTGCGGGCGGACAGCACGTTAATAAAACCGAAAGTGCGGTGCGAATTACCCATATTCCAAGTGGGATTGTGGTGCAATGTCAAAATGATCGTTCACAACATAAGAATAAAGATCAAGCAATGAAACAGCTTAAAGCCAAATTGTACGAACTTGAATTGCAAAAACAAAATGCCGAAAAACAGGCTATGGAGGATAATAAATCCGACATTGGTTGGGGCAGCCAAATTCGTTCTTATGTGCTTGATGATGCACGAATTAAAGATTTACGTACAGGGGTTGAAAACCGCAACACGCAAGCCGTGTTAGATGGTGATTTAGATAAATTTATTGAGGCAAGCTTAAAAGCTGGTTTGTAA
- a CDS encoding thiol:disulfide interchange protein DsbA/DsbL, producing the protein MWRLLFFFMMLGVSQISWAEPLEQPKLHISQFEEGRDYFSYQEPLMIPARADHKILIQFFFDYDCRVCSVAQDILNLYSQINRDHIVLTEIPVATTKANLTANIFYTLQQMNAENVSDLLLFESSEKKRYTELAHFPTFLKWLAQQHIDTEEFTKLYHSVNVRLQVKDAIQLTEEYGVFTYPYAIINGRYVLTASTLYNDDYSFAVLDFLINKLLQEKQ; encoded by the coding sequence ATGTGGCGGCTACTTTTTTTCTTTATGATGCTTGGTGTGAGCCAAATAAGTTGGGCTGAACCCCTTGAACAGCCTAAGTTACATATCAGCCAATTTGAAGAAGGGCGTGATTATTTTTCTTATCAGGAACCATTAATGATTCCTGCTCGTGCTGATCATAAGATTTTAATTCAATTTTTCTTTGATTATGATTGCCGTGTTTGTTCTGTGGCGCAGGATATTCTTAATTTATATAGCCAAATCAATCGTGATCATATTGTACTCACGGAGATTCCCGTTGCTACAACAAAAGCGAACTTAACGGCAAATATTTTTTACACCTTACAGCAAATGAATGCAGAGAATGTTTCTGATTTATTGTTGTTTGAAAGTTCTGAAAAAAAACGTTATACCGAATTAGCTCATTTTCCTACTTTCTTAAAATGGCTTGCACAACAACATATTGATACAGAAGAATTTACTAAATTGTATCATTCGGTTAATGTCCGTTTACAAGTAAAAGATGCCATTCAACTGACGGAAGAATATGGGGTATTTACTTATCCTTATGCCATCATTAATGGCCGTTATGTGCTGACCGCAAGCACCCTTTATAACGATGATTATAGCTTTGCCGTGTTAGATTTTTTAATTAACAAATTATTACAAGAGAAACAATGA
- the lysS gene encoding lysine--tRNA ligase, which yields MTEQTQELDLNGEMRVRREKLAALRKKGNAFPNTFRRDTLAQDLHQQYDEVEGEALKAQNVEVKVAGRIMTRRIMGKATFVTLQDMSGRIQLYIARDNLPEGVYADDVGNWDLGDIVGVKGTLFKTKTNELTVRASEVQLLTKALRPLPDKFHGLADQEMRYRQRYLDLISNEESRRTFIIRSKVIAGMREYFISKGFIEVETPMLQVIPGGAAARPFVTHHNALDIDMYLRIAPELYLKRLVVGGFERVFELNRNFRNEGVSVRHNPEFTMIEYYQAYADYHDLMDNTEELLRKLALDILGTTIVPYGDYEFDFGKPFERITMHEAILKYGADKGIEKEDLYDFDRAKVLATKLGIEVQKSWGLGSIVNAIFEEVAEHHLIQPTFLMAHPAEISPLARRNDENPEVTDRFELFIGGREIGNGFSELNDAEDQAERFDAQVAAKEAGDDEAMFKDDDFVTALEHGLPPTAGEGLGIDRLAMLFANAPSIRDVILFPAMKHKG from the coding sequence ATGACAGAACAAACTCAAGAATTAGATTTAAATGGTGAAATGCGAGTTCGCCGTGAAAAATTGGCCGCATTGCGTAAAAAAGGCAATGCGTTTCCCAATACCTTCCGCCGTGATACGCTCGCACAGGATTTGCATCAACAATATGATGAAGTAGAAGGCGAAGCACTAAAAGCTCAAAATGTGGAAGTGAAAGTGGCAGGGCGCATTATGACACGCCGCATTATGGGTAAAGCGACCTTTGTTACCTTGCAAGATATGAGCGGACGCATTCAACTTTATATCGCTCGTGATAATTTGCCAGAAGGCGTCTATGCTGATGATGTCGGTAACTGGGATTTAGGCGATATTGTTGGGGTTAAAGGCACATTATTTAAAACCAAAACCAATGAACTGACCGTTCGCGCCTCAGAAGTACAACTTTTAACCAAAGCACTACGCCCATTACCCGATAAATTCCACGGTTTAGCCGATCAAGAAATGCGTTATCGCCAACGCTACTTAGATCTCATTTCTAATGAAGAATCACGCCGCACTTTTATTATTCGCTCAAAAGTGATTGCTGGAATGCGTGAGTATTTCATCAGTAAAGGCTTTATTGAAGTAGAAACGCCTATGCTACAAGTGATCCCCGGTGGTGCAGCTGCCCGTCCATTTGTTACCCATCACAATGCATTAGATATTGATATGTATCTACGTATTGCCCCAGAGCTTTATTTAAAACGCCTTGTTGTAGGTGGGTTTGAACGTGTATTTGAATTAAATCGTAACTTCCGTAATGAAGGGGTTTCTGTACGTCATAATCCAGAATTTACGATGATCGAATATTATCAAGCCTATGCGGATTACCACGATTTAATGGATAACACCGAAGAATTATTACGCAAACTCGCCCTAGACATTCTCGGCACCACAATTGTTCCTTATGGCGACTATGAATTTGATTTCGGTAAGCCATTCGAGCGTATCACTATGCACGAAGCAATTTTAAAATACGGTGCGGATAAAGGCATTGAGAAAGAAGATCTTTATGATTTCGATCGCGCTAAGGTATTGGCAACCAAACTTGGCATTGAAGTACAAAAATCTTGGGGCTTAGGTTCTATCGTAAACGCAATTTTTGAAGAAGTGGCAGAACATCACTTAATTCAACCGACTTTCTTAATGGCTCATCCAGCGGAAATTTCACCATTAGCACGCCGTAATGATGAAAACCCAGAGGTTACCGATCGTTTTGAATTATTTATTGGTGGACGTGAAATTGGTAACGGTTTCTCAGAATTAAATGATGCCGAAGATCAAGCTGAACGCTTTGATGCACAGGTTGCCGCAAAAGAAGCTGGTGATGACGAAGCGATGTTTAAAGATGACGATTTTGTTACCGCACTTGAACACGGCTTGCCACCAACGGCTGGAGAGGGTCTTGGCATTGACCGTTTAGCAATGCTCTTCGCCAATGCACCATCAATCCGTGATGTAATTCTCTTCCCCGCAATGAAACATAAAGGGTAA
- the dsbC gene encoding bifunctional protein-disulfide isomerase/oxidoreductase DsbC, which translates to MKKIITALSLATLSAYALANDAQIESQLKKLGISQMEIKSSPLSGIKTVISNEGIFYTSEDGKYVLQGQLYQLTDKGPVDLTGKFLLDKLNSYKDEMIVYPAKNEKYAVTVFMDITCHYCHLLHQQIQQYNDLGITVRYLAFPRGGLNNNTAKQMEAIWQAKDPVYALNEAEKGNLPKTLKNVDRVKKHYELGVQFGVRGTPSIVTPTGELIGGYLPPKELLNALQEE; encoded by the coding sequence ATGAAGAAAATAATTACCGCACTTTCGTTAGCGACTTTGTCTGCTTATGCGCTGGCTAACGATGCTCAAATTGAAAGCCAATTAAAAAAATTGGGGATTTCGCAAATGGAGATCAAATCTTCTCCGCTTTCAGGAATTAAAACAGTCATCAGTAATGAAGGCATTTTTTATACCTCTGAAGATGGCAAATATGTGCTACAAGGGCAACTATACCAACTCACTGATAAAGGTCCAGTAGATTTAACAGGAAAATTTTTACTTGATAAATTAAACAGTTATAAAGATGAAATGATTGTTTATCCAGCAAAAAATGAAAAATATGCGGTAACTGTATTTATGGATATCACTTGCCATTATTGTCATTTATTGCATCAGCAAATTCAGCAATATAATGATTTAGGCATTACCGTGCGTTACCTCGCGTTTCCTCGTGGTGGATTGAATAATAACACGGCAAAACAAATGGAAGCCATTTGGCAGGCGAAAGATCCTGTGTATGCCTTAAATGAAGCAGAAAAAGGCAATTTGCCGAAAACCTTGAAGAATGTGGATAGAGTAAAAAAACACTATGAGCTTGGTGTACAATTTGGTGTGCGCGGTACGCCTAGCATTGTTACGCCGACAGGCGAGCTGATTGGGGGCTATTTACCACCAAAAGAATTATTAAACGCGTTGCAAGAAGAGTAA
- the recJ gene encoding single-stranded-DNA-specific exonuclease RecJ yields the protein MNKTIQRRPISSEQPISDHPLLDRLYRARQIKNSQQLDRTLNSMLSPHRLFGMQHAVDVLAQAREAQKKVVIVGDFDADGATSTALTVVALHQLGFQQVDYLVPNRFEQGYGLSVEVAKLALEKQVEVLITVDNGISSFEGVAFLKAQGVQVVVTDHHLPSETLPEADAIVNPNLSQCDFPSKSLAGVGVAFYVMLALRAKLREQGRFDNKSQPNFTELLDLVALGTIADVVPLDQNNRILAYQGLQRIRAGRCRYGIQALAEVANRDMSRFSASDLGFAIAPRLNAAGRLDNMSVGVELLLAQDMPSARALALELDGLNQTRKEIEQGMKLEALEICRKLTALTPPLPTGIVLYQADWHQGVLGILASRLKDQFHRPVIAFAQDQEGILKGSARSIEGLHIRDLLERLHSRHPDMIIKFGGHAMAAGLSIQEEKFSDFQRLFNEVVTECLDEKDLQGVVWTDGELEPQFMNLDTAELLKQSGPWGQAFPEPVFDGEFNLLQQRLVGEKHLKMMVEPINGGALFDAIAFNVDTRYYPDLSLKKVKLAYKLDVNEYRGQRNIQLLVDYIEPLAD from the coding sequence ATGAACAAAACAATCCAACGCCGTCCTATTAGCTCAGAACAGCCTATTAGCGATCATCCTTTGCTTGATCGCCTTTATCGTGCGCGTCAAATAAAAAATTCGCAACAATTAGACCGCACTTTAAATTCAATGCTTTCTCCCCATAGGTTATTTGGTATGCAACACGCGGTAGATGTGTTGGCACAGGCACGTGAAGCGCAAAAAAAGGTGGTCATCGTTGGGGATTTTGATGCGGATGGTGCAACCAGTACAGCATTAACCGTTGTGGCGTTACATCAGCTTGGCTTTCAGCAAGTAGATTATCTTGTGCCGAACCGTTTTGAACAAGGTTATGGCTTAAGTGTTGAGGTAGCGAAATTAGCCTTGGAAAAACAGGTAGAGGTGCTTATCACCGTAGATAATGGCATTTCTTCCTTTGAAGGCGTTGCCTTTTTAAAAGCACAGGGTGTACAAGTGGTGGTAACCGATCACCATTTACCTAGCGAAACCTTGCCGGAAGCTGATGCCATTGTAAATCCCAATCTATCACAATGCGATTTCCCGTCTAAATCTTTAGCAGGCGTTGGGGTTGCTTTTTATGTGATGTTGGCGTTGCGTGCTAAGTTACGTGAACAAGGCAGATTTGATAACAAAAGCCAACCCAATTTTACTGAGTTGCTTGATTTGGTGGCACTTGGCACCATTGCCGATGTGGTGCCATTAGATCAAAATAATCGTATTCTCGCTTATCAAGGCTTGCAACGTATTCGTGCAGGACGTTGTCGCTACGGTATCCAAGCCTTAGCAGAAGTGGCTAATCGTGATATGAGCCGATTTAGTGCATCAGATTTAGGCTTTGCTATCGCGCCTCGTTTAAATGCAGCGGGTCGGTTAGATAATATGTCAGTCGGGGTCGAATTACTTTTAGCACAAGATATGCCTTCTGCACGGGCATTGGCATTAGAGTTAGACGGACTTAACCAAACACGTAAAGAAATTGAACAAGGAATGAAATTAGAGGCGCTAGAAATTTGCCGAAAATTGACCGCACTTACTCCGCCATTGCCAACAGGTATCGTACTTTATCAAGCAGATTGGCATCAAGGTGTGCTGGGCATTTTAGCGTCAAGACTAAAAGATCAGTTTCATCGCCCCGTGATTGCTTTTGCCCAAGATCAGGAAGGCATTCTTAAAGGCTCAGCGCGTTCTATTGAAGGATTGCATATTCGCGATTTATTGGAACGCTTACATTCTCGCCATCCAGATATGATTATCAAATTTGGCGGACACGCAATGGCAGCAGGGCTGAGCATTCAAGAAGAAAAATTTAGTGATTTCCAACGACTATTTAATGAAGTTGTAACGGAATGTTTAGATGAGAAAGATCTGCAAGGTGTCGTGTGGACGGACGGCGAACTTGAGCCACAATTTATGAATTTAGATACGGCAGAGCTACTCAAGCAATCAGGGCCTTGGGGGCAAGCTTTCCCTGAGCCTGTCTTTGATGGTGAATTTAACCTCTTACAACAGCGTTTAGTGGGCGAAAAGCATTTAAAAATGATGGTTGAGCCAATCAATGGTGGGGCTTTATTCGATGCCATTGCATTTAACGTGGATACCCGTTATTACCCTGATCTTTCATTAAAAAAAGTGAAACTTGCCTATAAATTAGATGTTAATGAATACCGTGGGCAGCGTAATATTCAGCTCTTGGTGGATTATATTGAGCCATTGGCAGATTGA